From a region of the Oryza sativa Japonica Group chromosome 6, ASM3414082v1 genome:
- the LOC4339895 gene encoding cellulose synthase-like protein D2 — protein MASSGGGGLRHSNSSRLSRMSYSGEDGRAQAPGGGGDRPMVTFARRTHSGRYVSYSRDDLDSELGNSGDMSPESGQEFLNYHVTIPATPDNQPMDPAISARVEEQYVSNSLFTGGFNSVTRAHLMDKVIESEASHPQMAGAKGSSCAINGCDAKVMSDERGDDILPCECDFKICADCFADAVKNGGACPGCKDPYKATELDDVVGARPTLSLPPPPGGLPASRMERRLSIMRSQKAMTRSQTGDWDHNRWLFETKGTYGYGNAIWPKENEVDNGGGGGGGGGLGGGDGQPAEFTSKPWRPLTRKLKIPAGVLSPYRLLILIRMAVLGLFLAWRIKHKNEDAMWLWGMSVVCELWFGLSWLLDQLPKLCPVNRATDLAVLKDKFETPTPSNPNGRSDLPGLDIFVSTADPEKEPPLVTANTILSILAADYPVEKLSCYVSDDGGALLTFEAMAEAASFANMWVPFCRKHDIEPRNPESYFNLKRDPYKNKVRSDFVKDRRRVKREYDEFKVRINSLPDSIRRRSDAYHAREEIKAMKRQREAALDDVVEAVKIPKATWMADGTHWPGTWIQPSAEHARGDHAGIIQVMLKPPSDDPLYGTSGEEGRPLDFTEVDIRLPMLVYVSREKRPGYDHNKKAGAMNALVRSSAVMSNGPFILNLDCDHYVYNSQAFREGMCFMMDRGGDRIGYVQFPQRFEGIDPSDRYANHNTVFFDVNMRALDGIMGPVYVGTGCLFRRIALYGFDPPRSKEHSGCCSCCFPQRRKVKTSTVASEERQALRMADFDDEEMNMSQFPKKFGNSNFLINSIPIAEFQGRPLADHPGVKNGRPPGALTVPRDLLDASTVAEAISVISCWYEDKTEWGQRVGWIYGSVTEDVVTGYRMHNRGWKSVYCVTKRDAFRGTAPINLTDRLHQVLRWATGSVEIFFSRNNALLASRKMKFLQRIAYLNVGIYPFTSIFLIVYCFLPALSLFSGQFIVRTLNVTFLTYLLVITLTMCMLAVLEIKWSGISLEEWWRNEQFWLIGGTSAHLAAVLQGLLKVIAGIEISFTLTSKSGGDEADDEFADLYIVKWTSLMIPPIVIMMVNLIAIAVGFSRTIYSEIPQWSKLLGGVFFSFWVLAHLYPFAKGLMGRRGRTPTIVFVWSGLLAITISLLWVAINPPSQNSQIGGSFTFP, from the exons ATGGcttccagcggcggcggcggcctgcgtCACAGCAACAGCAGCCGCCTCTCGCGCATGTCCTACTCCGGCGAGGACGGCCGCGCTCaggcccccggcggcggcggcgaccggccgatGGTGACGTTCGCCCGCCGCACCCACTCGGGGCGCTACGTGAGCTACTCCCGCGACGACCTCGACAGCGAGCTCGGCAACAGCGGCGACATGTCGCCGGAGTCTGGGCAGGAGTTCCTCAACTACCACGTGACGATCCCGGCGACGCCGGACAACCAGCCGATGGACCCGGCCATCTCGGCGCGCGTGGAGGAGCAGTACGTCTCCAACTCGCTCTTCACCGGCGGCTTCAACAGCGTCACGCGGGCGCACCTCATGGACAAGGTGATCGAGTCGGAGGCCAGCCACCCGCAGATGGCCGGCGCCAAGGGCTCCTCCTGCGCCATCAACGGCTGCGACGCCAAGGTCATGAGCGACGAGCGCGGCGACGACATCCTCCCCTGCGAGTGCGACTTCAAGATCTGCGCCGACTGCTTCGCCGACGCCGTCAAGAACGGCGGCGCCTGCCCCGGCTGCAAGGACCCCTACAAGGCCACCGAGCTCGACGACGTGGTCGGTGCGAGGCCGACGCtgtcgctgcctccgccgcccggTGGCTTGCCGGCGTCGAGGATGGAGAGGCGGCTGTCGATAATGCGGTCGCAGAAGGCCATGACCAGGAGCCAGACCGGCGATTGGGATCACAATCGGTGGCTGTTCGAGACCAAGGGGACATACGGGTATGGCAATGCCATTTGGCCCAAGGAGAACGAGGTCGacaatggcggtggcggtggcggaggcggcgggctggGTGGAGGCGACGGCCAGCCGGCAGAGTTCACGAGCAAGCCATGGAGGCCGCTCACTCGCAAGCTCAAGATTCCTGCGGGTGTCCTTAGCCCATACAG GCTTCTTATTCTTATTCGTATGGCTGTTCTTGGTCTATTCCTTGCATGGAGAATTAAGCACAAGAATGAGGATGCAATGTGGCTATGGGGCATGTCTGTTGTTTGCGAACTCTGGTTTGGCCTCTCTTGGCTCTTGGATCAGCTGCCAAAGTTGTGCCCTGTTAACCGAGCAACTGACCTTGCTGTCCTGAAAGATAAGTTTGAGACCCCGACGCCATCAAATCCTAACGGAAGATCTGACCTGCCGGGGCTCGATATATTTGTGTCTACTGCTGATCCAGAAAAAGAACCCCCATTGGTCACAGCAAATACTATTCTGTCCATCCTTGCTGCTGATTATCCTGTTGAGAAGCTTTCTTGCTATGTTTCTGATGATGGAGGCGCTCTCCTGACATTTGAAGCAATGGCTGAAGCCGCTAGCTTTGCAAACATGTGGGTTCCTTTCTGTCGCAAACATGACATTGAGCCTCGCAACCCAGAGAGCTACTTTAATCTGAAGAGGGACCCATACAAGAACAAGGTCCGTTCTGATTTTGTCAAGGACAGAAGAAGGGTGAAGAGGGAGTACGACGAGTTCAAGGTCAGGATCAATAGCTTGCCTGATTCAATCCGTCGCCGCTCCGATGCATATCATGCCAGGGAGGAaatcaaggccatgaagcggcAACGAGAGGCTGCTCTCGATGACGTGGTGGAGGCTGTTAAAATCCCTAAAGCTACCTGGATGGCTGATGGCACGCATTGGCCTGGTACCTGGATTCAGCCCTCTGCTGAGCATGCTCGGGGTGACCATGCTGGAATAATTCAG GTAATGCTGAAACCTCCTAGTGATGATCCCTTGTATGGAACCAGCGGTGAAGAAGGCAGACCTCTTGATTTCACTGAGGTTGACATCCGTTTGCCAATGTTGGTCTATGTGTCCCGAGAGAAGCGTCCTGGTTATGATCACAACAAGAAGGCTGGTGCGATGAATGCGTTGGTCCGCTCATCTGCTGTCATGTCAAATGGACCTTTCATCCTCAACCTTGATTGTGATCACTATGTTTACAACTCACAAGCTTTCCGTGAAGGCATGTGCTTCATGATGGATCGTGGTGGTGACCGTATTGGCTATGTCCAGTTCCCTCAACGGTTTGAGGGCATTGATCCATCAGATCGATATGCTAACCACAACACTGTCTTCTTCGATGTCAACATGCGTGCACTTGATGGTATCATGGGACCAGTCTACGTCGGCACTGGATGTCTTTTCCGTCGCATCGCTTTGTATGGATTTGACCCACCGCGCTCCAAGGAACATAGTGGTTGCTGCAGCTGTTGCTTCCCCCAGAGGCGCAAGGTTAAAACTTCCACAGTTGCATCTGAAGAGAGGCAGGCTTTGAGAATGGCAGATTTTGATGATGAGGAAATGAACATGTCACAATTTCCCAAGAAGTTCGGTAATTCAAACTTCCTCATCAACTCTATCCCAATTGCTGAATTCCAAGGGCGACCTCTTGCTGACCATCCTGGAGTCAAAAATGGACGTCCTCCTGGTGCTCTCACCGTCCCTCGCGACCTTCTCGATGCTTCCACAGTTGCTGAGGCTATCAGTGTCATCTCATGCTGGTATGAAGATAAGACTGAGTGGGGTCAGCGTGTTGGATGGATCTATGGTTCAGTCACAGAGGATGTGGTCACTGGTTACAGGATGCACAACCGTGGATGGAAATCAGTTTACTGTGTCACCAAACGTGATGCTTTCCGTGGCACTGCACCAATCAACCTTACTGACCGTCTTCATCAGGTGCTCCGGTGGGCTACTGGTTCAGTGGAAATCTTCTTCTCCCGCAACAATGCACTACTTGCAAGCCGAAAGATGAAGTTTCTTCAGAGGATTGCATACCTGAACGTTGGCATTTACCCCTTCACATCAATCTTCCTCATTGTCTACTGCTTCCTGCCAGCCCTGTCCCTCTTCTCGGGACAGTTCATTGTGCGGACGCTAAATGTGACCTTCCTGACCTATCTGCTCGTTATCACTCTGACAATGTGCATGCTTGCGGTGCTCGAGATCAAGTGGTCAGGCATCAGCTTGGAGGAATGGTGGAGGAATGAGCAGTTCTGGCTAATCGGAGGAACTAGCGCCCACCTTGCTGCTGTTCTTCAGGGTCTTCTCAAGGTGATTGCTGGTATCGAGATCTCCTTCACGCTGACATCCAAATCTGGAGGAGATGAAGCAGACGACGAGTTTGCTGATCTCTACATCGTCAAGTGGACATCACTCATGATCCCACCGATCGTCATCATGATGGTTAACCTGATCGCCATCGCTGTCGGGTTCAGCAGGACAATATACAGTGAAATCCCTCAGTGGAGCAAGCTCCTCGGCGGCGTGTTCTTCAGCTTCTGGGTGCTGGCTCACCTTTACCCCTTCGCCAAGGGGCTAATGGGAAGGAGAGGACGAACACCGACCATCGTCTTCGTCTGGTCTGGCCTCCTTGCCATCACCATCTCATTGCTGTGGGTTGCCATCAATCCGCCGTCACAGAACTCGCAGATAGGCGGCTCCTTCACATTCCCCTGA
- the LOC4339896 gene encoding pentatricopeptide repeat-containing protein At1g11290, chloroplastic — protein sequence MVCSVAATASLLPSPPPKPTALAADDHHARLRAAAARSDLPAALAAFVAMSSAGAPPVLRTFTSLLKLCAARGDLATGRAVHAQLAARGIDSEALAATALANMYAKCRRPADARRVFDRMPVRDRVAWNALVAGYARNGLARMAMEMVVRMQEEEGERPDSITLVSVLPACANARALAACREAHAFAIRSGLEELVNVATAILDAYCKCGDIRAARVVFDWMPTKNSVSWNAMIDGYAQNGDSREALALFNRMVEEGVDVTDVSVLAALQACGELGCLDEGMRVHELLVRIGLDSNVSVMNALITMYSKCKRVDLASHVFDELDRRTQVSWNAMILGCAQNGCSEDAVRLFTRMQLENVKPDSFTLVSVIPALADISDPLQARWIHGYSIRLHLDQDVYVLTALIDMYAKCGRVNIARILFNSARERHVITWNAMIHGYGSHGFGKAAVELFEEMKSIGIVPNETTFLSVLSACSHAGLVDEGREYFTSMKEDYGLEPGMEHYGTMVDLLGRAGKLDEAWAFIQKMPMDPGLSVYGAMLGACKLHKNVELAEESAQKIFELGPQEGVYHVLLANIYANASMWKDVARVRTAMEKNGLQKTPGWSIIQLKNEIHTFYSGSTNHQQAKEIYSRLAKLIEEIKAVGYVPDTDSIHDVEDDVKAQLLNTHSEKLAIAFGLIRTAPGTTIQIKKNLRVCNDCHNATKLISLVTGREIIMRDIQRFHHFKDGKCSCGDYW from the coding sequence ATGGTGTGCTCCGTGGCTGCCACCGCCtcgctcctcccctctcctcctcccaaacccaccgccctcgccgccgacgaccaccaCGCCCGCCTcagggcggcggccgcgcgctcCGACCTGCCGGCCGCGCTGGCCGCCTTCGTCGCCATGTCCTCCGCCGGGGCGCCACCCGTCCTCCGCACCTTCACCTCCCTCCTCAAGCTCTGCGCCGCCCGCGGCGACCTCGccaccggccgcgccgtccaCGCGCAGCTCGCCGCCCGGGGGATAGACTCCGaggccctcgccgccaccgcgctgGCCAACATGTACGCCAagtgccgccgccccgccgacgCACGCAGGGTGTTCGACCGAATGCCTGTCCGGGACCGCGTCGCGTGGAACGCGCTCGTGGCCGGCTACGCGCGGAACGGCCTCGCCCGGATGGCCATGGAGATGGTCGTCAGGatgcaggaggaggaaggggagcggCCTGACTCGATCACGCTCGTGTCCGTGCTTCCGGCCTGCGCGAACGCCAGGGCGCTTGCTGCCTGCCGAGAGGCGCACGCGTTCGCGATCCGTTCTGGGCTGGAAGAGCTTGTTAATGTCGCTACGGCCATCCTTGACGCCTACTGCAAGTGTGGGGACATCCGGGCAGCAAGGGTGGTCTTCGACTGGATGCCAACCAAGAACTCCGTGTCCTGGAATGCCATGATCGATGGATATGCACAGAATGGGGATTCAAGGGAGGCTCTGGCTCTTTTCAATAGGATGGTCGAGGAGGGTGTCGATGTGACGGATGTCTCTGTCCTGGCAGCACTGCAAGCGTGTGGGGAGCTTGGCTGTCTTGATGAAGGGATGCGTGTCCATGAACTGCTTGTGCGGATTGGCTTAGACTCCAACGTGTCAGTGATGAATGCACTCATCACCATGTATTCCAAATGCAAGAGAGTTGACCTGGCATCTCATGTGTTTGATGAGTTGGACAGAAGGACGCAGGTATCGTGGAATGCCATGATCCTTGGATGCGCGCAGAATGGATGCTCCGAGGATGCGGTGAGGCTTTTTACTAGGATGCAGTTGGAGAATGTGAAACCTGATTCATTCACTCTTGTCAGTGTTATTCCAGCTCTTGCGGATATTTCAGATCCTCTGCAGGCAAGATGGATCCATGGATATTCTATCAGGTTACACCTAGATCAGGATGTATATGTTCTGACCGCCCTTATTGATATGTATGCAAAATGTGGCCGTGTTAACATAGCTAGAATTCTGTTCAATTCTGCAAGGGAGAGGCATGTTATCACATGGAACGCTATGATCCATGGTTATGGATCACATGGTTTTGGCAAAGCTGCAGTTGAGCTATTTGAAGAGATGAAGAGCATTGGCATAGTGCCTAATGAGACAACATTCCTTTCAGTCCTCTCTGCATGCAGTCATGCTGGTTTGGTTGATGAAGGACGGGAATATTTTACCAGCATGAAGGAGGACTATGGGCTTGAACCTGGGATGGAGCACTATGGTACCATGGTGGATCTTCTTGGCCGAGCCGGGAAGCTAGATGAAGCATGGGCTTTCATTCAAAAGATGCCTATGGACCCTGGCCTTAGTGTTTACGGTGCGATGTTAGGTGCTTGCAAGTTGCACAAGAATGTGGAGTTGGCAGAAGAATCGGCTCAGAAGATTTTTGAGCTAGGGCCACAGGAGGGAGTGTATCATGTCCTCTTGGCAAACATTTATGCAAACGCTTCCATGTGGAAGGATGTTGCAAGGGTGAGAACTGCTATGGAGAAGAATGGCCTCCAAAAAACTCCTGGATGGAGTATCATTCAACTCAAGAATGAGATCCATACCTTCTACTCTGGAAGCACAAATCACCAGCAAGCAAAGGAGATATATTCAAGGTTGGCTAAGTTGATAGAAGAGATCAAAGCAGTGGGCTATGTGCCAGACACTGATTCAATACATGATGTGGAAGATGATGTCAAAGCACAGCTGCTCAACACCCACAGCGAGAAGCTTGCCATTGCTTTTGGGCTCATTCGCACAGCCCCTGGCACAACAATCCAGATAAAGAAGAACCTCCGAGTTTGTAATGACTGCCATAATGCAACCAAGCTAATATCTTTAGTGACAGGACGGGAAATAATCATGAGAGATATTCAGCGATTCCACCATTTTAAGGATGGCAAATGCTCATGTGGAGACTACTGGTAG